In Trichocoleus sp., the DNA window CACTCGTCAACTTGAAGATCAGCTCAACCTGCTGTTCCGCCAAAGCACGATTAGCCGATTGGAATTAGCAATCCACGATCGCGCTGCGCAAAGCAGTTTTGATCAGCAGTTTGTGAATCAGCAATGGATGGATTTATATCAAGAACTCTGCGGCGATGCAGTTGAGGTATTGCCTGAGCATCAGTATGACTGGGCAAGGATTGGGCACATTTACTTCAAGCCGTTCTATTGCTATCAGTACACGGCTTCCAATATTGTCAGTTTGGCTTGCTATCAAAAATATCGTGAGGTCGGCAAAGATTTCATTCCGGGCTACCTGGAGCTACTGGCATCGGGCAGCAGTCTTGATCAAGTAACGGCTCTGCGTCGGTTTGTTGATGTCGATATTGAAGATCCAAACACCATTAAAAATGCGCTGAACTACGTGGAAAGCTTGTTAGACCAACTGCAAGCTACTTTGTAGGTTAGTGATTCGTTAATTGGTAATGGGGGATTGGCAGTTGCGTGAGATTGACGTCTCGTCCGTTCAATTTCCCGTCGAATTAGGGCAGGCGAGATACTTATTTCCCAAAAAGATAGAGGGTTTCAGCAATTAAGTTGCACCTTGCGCGATTGCCGATCACCCATGCCAGTTACCGACTTACGTAATTACAGTAGGTTGAGCCATTCCGGTTTTCGCTGAAATTTGCGCGATTTCCTGGGCGATCGACACCAGTTCTGCCAGAGCTTGCTGGCTTTCTAAATCGTGTTGATGGGGTTCATATCGCTCAAAATAGATTCGCAGAGTTGCGCCTTGGGTGCCTGTGCCAGAGAGCCGAAAGACAATTCGCCCATCAGGAAAGATAATCCGGATACCCTGCTGTTCAGTCGTGCTGCCATCGATCGGGTCATGATAGGCGAAGTCGTCTGCTTGTTGAATCTCTAATTGCCCGAAGCGTTTGCCTTTTAGAGTAGGAAGTGCCTGCCGCAGCTCGGTGATCAGGGTTTGGGCACGATCGATGTCAATGCTTTCATAATCGTGACGGGCATAGTAATTGCGACCATAGGTTTGCCAGTGGTCTTGGACAATTTGCGCCACAGACTGCCGCCGCACTGCTAAGATGTTTAGCCAGAACAGCACAGCCCACAGCCCATCTTTTTCACGGATATGATTGGAGCCTGTGCCAAAACTTTCTTCGCCACAGAGCGTAATTTTGCCTGCATCCAGCAAATTGCCGAAAAACTTCCAGCCAGTCGGCGTTTCGTAGCAGTCTATCCCTAGCTTTGCCGCCACCCGATCGACCGCAGCACTGGTGGGCATGGAACGGGCAACGCCTGCCAGACCGGCTCGATAACCCGGAACCAGATGAGCATTTGCCGTGAGAACAGCCAGACTATCACTCGGTGTCACAAAAAAGCGGCGACCCAAAATCATATTACGATCGCCATCCCCATCTGAAGCTGCGCCAAAATCAGGAGCGGAGTTGCCAAACAACAACTCAACGAGTTCATGAGCATAGACTAGATTGGGGTCAGGATGCCCGCCGCCAAAGTCTTCTAAAGGAATGCCATTTTGGACGCTGTGGAGTGCGCCGAGCCGTTGCTCAAACAAATAATGGGCATAGGGTCCGGTAACGGCATGAAGCGCATCAATTTTGATTTGAAAGCTGCTTTGCAGAAGCGCCCGAATTCGATCGAAGTCAAACAACGACTCCATTAAGTCGGCATAGTCGGCAACCGGATCGATCACTTCAACAATCATCTGTCCGAGGCGCGTTTCACCTAGGCGATCGAGATCAACATCACTGGCTTCCATGATTTTGAACGCATCGATCACTTGGCTCCGAGCATAAATTGCCTCTGTCACCTTCTCTAGAGCAGGGCCACCGTTCGCCGTATTGAACTTGATGCCAAAATCACCCTGAATGCCGCCCGGATTATGGCTGGCAGAGAGAATAATTCCGCCGATCGTTTGATATTTCCGAATCAGATGGGAAACGGCTGGTGTAGAGAGAATGCCGCCTCGTCCCACTTTCACCCGAGCAAAGCCATTCGCTGCTGCCATTTTGAGAATGACTTGAATCGCCACGCGGTTGTAGTAGCGCCCATCTCCTCCTAGAATCAGCGTTTGCCCTGCCGGAAGGCTTGCCCCAGCGAGAGGCAATGTATCAAATATTGCTTGCGTAAAGTTTTCTAAATAGCGAAACTGCTGAAACGTTCGTACTGGTTTTCGAAGACCAGAGGTACCAGGTTTTTGGTCGGGGTAGGGCGTTGTGGCAACGATGCGGATGTTCATTCAGGCTAGGCGGACGATCGTTCTGTCGGTTTAGTGTAATGCTTTACTGGCTCAAACCAGTGTTTTTTTTGTAGCAGCAAGCCCCAACGCGCATTATAAGGATGAACGGTCTGGACAGGCTGTCCTGCTCGCTCCACAGAACGCCCCTCGTTTACCCATTGAAAAATCGATCCTTCCAGGTTTCTCACGTTCTCATACCCTGCTGCCTGCAACCGATCGCATAACCGCGCTGACCGATAGCCCACTGAACAATAAGCGACGATCGGCCTGTCGGTTGAAATGCCCTCAAAAGCGCGAAAGTCTTGAGTATAGGGGTCAATGCGCTGCGCATCTGGCAAATGGCTGACAGCATATTCTTCTGGCGATCGAACGTCGAGCAGCAGCGGCTTGGTTCTGGCTTGTCCCAGCCAATTAGCTAGTTCTTGGGTAGAGATTTGCTGCACAGTTGGAAATTTCCGCCGAATTGCTCGAATCAGAAGCTTCCAGGCGATCGATCGGAGCCAGTTACCCATGCCCGATTCCCGCCAACACCTGATGCAAATTCACGACGTTGCCAATTACCGCGATTGCTGGAGCTTCAAATCCGGTAGATTCAACTTGAGCGACGATCGTTTCCAGTTTACCGATCAGTTGCTCCTG includes these proteins:
- a CDS encoding rhodanese-like domain-containing protein; its protein translation is MGNWLRSIAWKLLIRAIRRKFPTVQQISTQELANWLGQARTKPLLLDVRSPEEYAVSHLPDAQRIDPYTQDFRAFEGISTDRPIVAYCSVGYRSARLCDRLQAAGYENVRNLEGSIFQWVNEGRSVERAGQPVQTVHPYNARWGLLLQKKHWFEPVKHYTKPTERSSA
- a CDS encoding alpha-D-glucose phosphate-specific phosphoglucomutase, giving the protein MNIRIVATTPYPDQKPGTSGLRKPVRTFQQFRYLENFTQAIFDTLPLAGASLPAGQTLILGGDGRYYNRVAIQVILKMAAANGFARVKVGRGGILSTPAVSHLIRKYQTIGGIILSASHNPGGIQGDFGIKFNTANGGPALEKVTEAIYARSQVIDAFKIMEASDVDLDRLGETRLGQMIVEVIDPVADYADLMESLFDFDRIRALLQSSFQIKIDALHAVTGPYAHYLFEQRLGALHSVQNGIPLEDFGGGHPDPNLVYAHELVELLFGNSAPDFGAASDGDGDRNMILGRRFFVTPSDSLAVLTANAHLVPGYRAGLAGVARSMPTSAAVDRVAAKLGIDCYETPTGWKFFGNLLDAGKITLCGEESFGTGSNHIREKDGLWAVLFWLNILAVRRQSVAQIVQDHWQTYGRNYYARHDYESIDIDRAQTLITELRQALPTLKGKRFGQLEIQQADDFAYHDPIDGSTTEQQGIRIIFPDGRIVFRLSGTGTQGATLRIYFERYEPHQHDLESQQALAELVSIAQEIAQISAKTGMAQPTVIT